The following proteins come from a genomic window of Pararhodobacter sp.:
- a CDS encoding DUF1998 domain-containing protein — protein sequence MEANSRSEITGLSGADRRKIKAAQMQASDQIAILEQGKATNGSDFYSYRYLATEGFLPGYNFPRLPLYAFVPGEGKAGSFLQRARFLAISEFGPRSLIYHEGRAYRVMKAKLPPEVRTGDGSELATKDIFICSNCGACHEGEVERCHACNSPMAGEVPVQKTLRIDNVEAAPADRITANDEERVRQGFDIQTVFSWPRKDGRLQVTEADFRCGETSILALQYANSAEISRINKGLKRRKNQTVFGFNIDPRSGYWAKSEDEDPDVDVPPDVARPVRIVPIVRDRKNALLLRFREPDAYTPETIATVQHALLRGIAVTFQLEEGEILGEPLPARDNRRSILAYEATEGGAGVLNRLVEDVHALGKVARQALSIMHFDKVDDAIAAGDAKLLVDRAGDACVRGCYRCLLSYFNQPDHELIDRTSDEAKQMLIDLARGEVILATKSSRSASSEGWEPAFKDAGIPAPDSAYVTFAQQDMSFVWGNHFVAACTEVLSEAAREVADKKGWTLFELPETCAGGVPDELISMFKD from the coding sequence ATGGAGGCCAATAGCAGGTCTGAGATCACGGGCCTTTCTGGTGCCGACCGGCGCAAGATTAAAGCTGCTCAGATGCAGGCAAGCGATCAGATAGCGATTCTTGAGCAGGGGAAGGCCACCAACGGATCGGACTTCTATTCGTATAGATACCTTGCGACTGAAGGTTTTCTGCCGGGGTACAACTTCCCGCGGCTGCCGCTCTACGCGTTTGTTCCTGGCGAAGGAAAGGCCGGTTCCTTCCTGCAACGTGCCCGGTTCCTCGCAATCTCGGAATTCGGTCCACGAAGCCTGATCTATCACGAGGGTCGGGCTTACCGGGTGATGAAGGCCAAGCTGCCGCCAGAGGTGCGCACCGGGGATGGCTCGGAACTGGCTACCAAGGATATCTTCATCTGTTCCAATTGCGGCGCCTGCCACGAAGGAGAAGTCGAGCGCTGCCACGCCTGTAACTCGCCCATGGCGGGCGAGGTCCCAGTGCAGAAAACACTCCGGATCGACAATGTCGAAGCTGCCCCCGCGGACCGTATCACTGCGAACGACGAAGAGCGGGTACGCCAGGGATTTGATATCCAGACTGTTTTCTCTTGGCCCAGAAAGGATGGTCGGCTTCAGGTCACCGAAGCTGATTTCCGTTGCGGCGAAACATCGATACTCGCCCTCCAATACGCAAACAGTGCTGAGATCAGCCGGATCAACAAGGGACTAAAGCGGCGCAAAAACCAGACCGTCTTCGGCTTCAACATCGACCCGCGCAGCGGATATTGGGCGAAATCGGAAGACGAGGATCCGGATGTCGATGTGCCGCCGGACGTCGCAAGACCGGTCCGCATCGTGCCAATCGTGCGGGACCGCAAGAATGCGCTTCTGCTCCGCTTCCGCGAACCAGATGCCTACACCCCCGAAACAATCGCCACCGTCCAACATGCGCTATTGCGCGGAATTGCGGTCACTTTTCAGCTTGAAGAGGGCGAGATCCTTGGGGAGCCGTTGCCCGCCCGAGATAACCGACGCTCAATCCTCGCCTATGAAGCGACGGAGGGCGGTGCCGGTGTCCTAAACCGCTTGGTCGAAGACGTACATGCCTTGGGCAAAGTGGCGAGGCAAGCATTGTCCATCATGCACTTCGACAAAGTCGACGATGCCATCGCGGCGGGCGATGCGAAGCTCCTGGTGGATCGTGCTGGTGATGCCTGTGTCCGTGGCTGCTATCGTTGTCTGCTCTCCTACTTCAACCAGCCGGATCACGAGTTGATTGACCGCACCAGTGATGAAGCGAAACAAATGCTGATCGATCTTGCGCGGGGTGAAGTCATACTGGCGACGAAATCGTCTCGCTCGGCGAGTTCAGAAGGATGGGAGCCTGCCTTCAAGGATGCCGGGATACCGGCCCCGGATAGCGCTTACGTCACCTTCGCCCAACAGGACATGAGCTTTGTTTGGGGTAATCATTTTGTTGCCGCCTGCACCGAAGTCCTGTCTGAGGCCGCGCGCGAGGTCGCTGACAAAAAGGGCTGGACGCTTTTCGAGTTACCCGAGACTTGCGCCGGCGGAGTGCCCGACGAGCTCATTTCGATGTTCAAGGATTAA
- a CDS encoding DEAD/DEAH box helicase, which yields MKAFEFDHNLIDAYARFSRSFSTIRAEDIKREIESQYDEGRFWPDALLSLNPRFLSGPTVDDLVESGDLDEATGKIFRMDSKPIRFHRHQAQSIAKARTGQSFVVTTGTGSGKSLCFFVPVVDAIVRSRKAGQPRKTRAIIVYPMNALANSQIKEIEKFISQSGLPEDLKPVVRRYTGQESQEERQKIADNPPDILLTNFMMAELLLTRQDSLDTKVIDNASGLEFIVLDELHTYRGRQGADVAILVRRLRNRCAPTKAPICIGTSATMASEGSEAGRAKAVADVASRLFGASIGPDAVIDESLQRATDDRLKLEDVRSKLAPVLTNELPDNLTDEVLQGHPLAVWAELAIGLDDGQELKRKKPVPFNTAVELLSEDSEIDAETCRKGFEQFLTRVSLPEAERGGHGKGAFLAFKLHRFISGAGEIFTTLTGRPRRVLFEGQLEDPDAPGHRLYPTRFCRECGHEVHVVTKTEDADGICFLPRNIDETPIADPDGDIAGYLTPIGGSDPDYAFTGDPETYPEDWREERNGIERLRSNRKSCLLEQATVRPNGRYGADGVSFWFIPGKFGFCPCCLDQPHPSMRERSKLAGLSGEGRSSATTHLVSTALEWMNGDSSGVPPEKRKLLGFTDNRQDAALQAGHFNDYLFVSLLRGAILRALLDAGEDGIAEDEFGLRVVKALGFTAANKDFRIHWMLDPEAGAVVREDSQRSLAKVLAHRVWTDLRRGWRYTNPSLSVLKLVDVDFIGLDDISEDRESLMAILPDLGNLDASACKKLLKEILGAMLEGLAVSTEALDLTVLDTVGQKSRNLLRTPWAIDQKETPRSRSTLFLQAPGKDRVGLREEQTIIRAGHNSRIGRTINRKSVIGTKLNKTDYLAVMTGLLELMAREGLVSLVEIETDLLGWRLSPSAVRLVPGEAVRAGQAQGNRYFHDLYNAIATDLKKGRSTYWGLEGREHTAQVSQRQREWREWRFRFEDDDRAKLKENAAEIKSSGESDQFLPALFCSPTMELGVDISALNAVYLRNVPPTPANYAQRAGRAGRSGQAAVIVTYCAAQSPHDQYFFERRNDMVAGVVRPPALDITNEELVRSHLHAVWLAEAKLALSADIPEILDLKEAKYPLKQDVTDVINQPGLVTAARAPMKRVLDQILASMDGKKPVWMGDVDDFILEVAMRAPQEFDRAFDRWRELYNSART from the coding sequence ATGAAAGCCTTTGAATTCGATCATAACCTTATCGACGCTTATGCGCGCTTCTCGAGATCCTTCAGCACCATTCGGGCTGAGGACATAAAGAGAGAGATTGAAAGTCAATATGATGAGGGACGCTTCTGGCCCGATGCTTTGCTTTCTCTGAACCCCAGATTCCTTTCCGGGCCCACAGTGGACGATCTAGTGGAATCGGGCGATCTGGACGAAGCCACCGGCAAGATTTTCCGTATGGATTCAAAGCCCATAAGATTTCATCGACATCAAGCTCAGTCCATCGCCAAAGCCCGTACGGGACAAAGCTTTGTTGTGACAACCGGCACCGGATCGGGGAAATCGCTCTGCTTCTTTGTACCAGTGGTCGATGCCATCGTGCGCTCACGAAAGGCCGGGCAGCCGCGCAAAACGCGAGCAATCATCGTCTATCCGATGAACGCCTTGGCCAATAGTCAAATCAAGGAAATCGAAAAATTCATTTCCCAATCTGGGCTGCCGGAAGACCTGAAGCCGGTTGTACGACGCTATACGGGTCAGGAAAGCCAGGAAGAGCGCCAGAAAATTGCTGACAATCCCCCGGACATTCTTCTGACGAACTTCATGATGGCAGAACTACTTTTGACTCGTCAGGACAGCCTCGACACCAAGGTCATCGACAATGCCAGTGGCCTCGAGTTCATCGTGCTCGATGAACTTCATACTTACCGCGGCCGTCAGGGCGCTGATGTGGCCATCCTTGTCCGGCGCCTCCGGAACCGCTGCGCTCCAACCAAAGCACCCATCTGTATCGGCACCTCGGCCACCATGGCGAGCGAGGGTTCAGAGGCTGGTCGCGCTAAAGCCGTCGCAGATGTTGCATCCAGATTGTTTGGGGCATCAATTGGTCCTGATGCCGTGATTGACGAGTCTCTTCAGCGAGCGACGGATGACCGTTTGAAGCTCGAAGATGTGCGGTCCAAGCTGGCCCCTGTTCTCACGAATGAGCTTCCCGACAATCTGACAGATGAGGTGCTGCAGGGACATCCTCTTGCGGTCTGGGCGGAACTCGCGATCGGTCTGGATGATGGTCAAGAACTTAAGCGCAAGAAACCTGTCCCTTTCAACACCGCGGTCGAACTGCTTTCGGAAGATAGCGAGATCGACGCGGAAACATGCCGGAAAGGTTTTGAGCAATTCCTGACTCGAGTCAGCCTTCCGGAGGCCGAACGTGGTGGTCATGGCAAAGGCGCATTTCTCGCATTCAAGCTGCATCGCTTCATCTCTGGCGCAGGTGAGATTTTCACGACGCTAACTGGTCGCCCCAGAAGGGTCCTGTTCGAAGGCCAACTGGAAGATCCTGATGCGCCAGGCCATCGCCTTTACCCGACGCGGTTTTGCAGGGAATGCGGCCATGAAGTCCATGTCGTAACCAAGACAGAGGACGCAGATGGGATTTGCTTCCTGCCCCGAAACATTGACGAGACGCCTATCGCAGACCCAGATGGCGATATTGCAGGCTACCTGACCCCCATCGGGGGAAGTGATCCGGACTACGCCTTTACGGGCGATCCTGAGACTTACCCAGAAGATTGGCGCGAAGAGCGAAACGGCATCGAGCGGCTCCGTTCCAACCGCAAGAGTTGTTTGCTTGAGCAGGCCACGGTACGACCCAATGGGCGCTATGGTGCAGACGGCGTAAGTTTCTGGTTCATTCCCGGCAAGTTCGGGTTTTGTCCATGCTGCCTAGACCAGCCACACCCGAGCATGCGGGAACGCAGCAAGCTCGCCGGGCTTTCAGGCGAAGGCCGGAGTTCGGCAACCACGCACCTCGTCTCGACTGCTCTTGAATGGATGAATGGGGACAGCAGCGGTGTTCCGCCAGAAAAGCGAAAGTTGCTTGGTTTCACCGATAACCGCCAGGACGCTGCCCTTCAGGCAGGTCACTTCAACGATTATTTGTTCGTGAGTTTGTTGCGTGGCGCAATCCTTCGTGCCCTGCTCGACGCTGGCGAGGACGGCATTGCCGAAGACGAATTCGGACTACGCGTCGTGAAGGCGCTCGGCTTTACAGCCGCCAACAAGGATTTTCGAATCCACTGGATGCTTGACCCGGAAGCCGGTGCAGTGGTTCGGGAAGACTCTCAACGTTCACTTGCCAAAGTTCTGGCCCACCGGGTCTGGACTGATCTGCGGCGGGGATGGCGCTATACCAACCCCAGCTTGTCGGTTCTGAAGTTGGTCGATGTCGACTTCATCGGGCTGGATGACATCTCGGAGGACAGAGAAAGCCTGATGGCTATCCTTCCTGACCTTGGAAACCTTGATGCCTCTGCCTGCAAGAAACTGCTTAAGGAAATTCTTGGCGCGATGCTTGAGGGTTTGGCGGTCAGCACCGAGGCACTAGATCTGACCGTTCTCGACACCGTCGGGCAAAAATCGCGAAACCTGTTGAGAACACCTTGGGCTATCGATCAGAAGGAAACACCCCGAAGCAGGTCAACCCTGTTCTTGCAGGCACCTGGAAAGGATCGTGTTGGACTGCGTGAAGAGCAGACCATTATCCGTGCGGGGCACAACTCCCGGATTGGTCGCACGATAAACCGCAAGAGCGTGATCGGTACGAAGCTCAACAAAACCGATTACCTGGCCGTTATGACCGGCCTTCTGGAGTTGATGGCTCGAGAGGGACTGGTTTCACTTGTCGAGATCGAAACTGATCTGCTCGGATGGCGGTTGTCGCCTTCGGCCGTTCGTCTGGTGCCTGGGGAAGCTGTCCGTGCCGGGCAGGCACAGGGAAATCGGTATTTCCACGACCTTTACAACGCTATTGCGACCGATCTGAAAAAGGGCCGCAGCACCTATTGGGGGCTGGAAGGTCGCGAGCATACGGCTCAGGTTTCACAAAGGCAGCGGGAGTGGCGAGAATGGCGCTTTCGTTTTGAGGATGACGACCGCGCCAAGCTCAAAGAAAACGCAGCAGAGATCAAATCATCCGGCGAATCCGATCAGTTCCTCCCCGCGTTGTTCTGTTCCCCGACGATGGAGCTTGGCGTCGACATTTCCGCGTTGAACGCAGTCTATCTGCGCAACGTGCCGCCTACACCGGCCAACTATGCGCAGCGTGCTGGCCGGGCAGGGCGATCCGGACAGGCAGCAGTCATCGTCACCTACTGCGCTGCGCAGTCGCCGCACGATCAGTATTTCTTCGAGCGCCGCAACGATATGGTGGCGGGGGTCGTCAGGCCCCCTGCGCTCGATATCACCAACGAGGAGTTGGTTCGCTCGCACTTGCATGCCGTTTGGCTGGCCGAGGCCAAGCTGGCGCTTTCAGCAGACATTCCCGAGATCCTTGATCTGAAGGAGGCAAAGTACCCGCTGAAACAGGATGTGACCGACGTCATCAACCAGCCAGGTCTGGTGACAGCTGCGCGCGCCCCTATGAAGCGGGTGCTGGACCAAATCCTCGCATCAATGGACGGCAAGAAACCCGTCTGGATGGGCGATGTTGATGATTTCATCCTCGAGGTTGCTATGCGCGCACCGCAGGAATTTGACCGCGCGTTTGACCGCTGGCGTGAACTTTACAATTCAGCTCGGACTTAG
- a CDS encoding WYL domain-containing protein, giving the protein MPKKHVKQLNWGAERRNAFIEFRVFWHGRINRSDLMETFGISLQQASLDLSGYSDQWKRNLVYDKSQRAYVRGKNFTPHFITPSAEDYFAQLRAVGQGLVSREQSWISVFPGYGATPTPARGVAPETLRDVLAAIHEPAALHLTYQSMSRPEPSARWIEPHALAFDGFRWHARAFCQNDQVFKDFLLSRIVEIGNQGPVTADQQGDADWHREVVLEIGPHPDLSPTQRRAIEMDYGMEDGRAEIPVRRALLFYALKRLGLDTDPAARRPQDQQIVLLNRDEILGPAERVGEQ; this is encoded by the coding sequence GTGCCGAAGAAACACGTCAAACAGCTGAACTGGGGCGCTGAGCGGCGCAACGCATTCATCGAGTTTCGGGTGTTCTGGCATGGACGGATCAACCGCTCAGACCTTATGGAAACGTTCGGCATTTCGCTTCAGCAGGCCTCGCTCGACCTGAGCGGCTATTCCGACCAGTGGAAGCGCAATCTCGTCTACGACAAGAGCCAGCGCGCCTATGTCCGGGGCAAGAATTTCACGCCACATTTCATCACGCCCAGTGCAGAGGATTATTTCGCCCAGTTGCGTGCCGTCGGTCAGGGTCTTGTCTCACGTGAGCAGAGCTGGATCAGCGTGTTTCCCGGATATGGTGCGACGCCAACGCCTGCACGCGGTGTTGCGCCCGAGACCCTGCGCGACGTGTTGGCCGCAATCCATGAACCCGCAGCCCTTCACTTGACCTATCAATCGATGTCACGACCAGAGCCCAGCGCGCGCTGGATCGAGCCGCATGCGCTGGCCTTCGACGGCTTCCGCTGGCATGCGCGCGCCTTTTGTCAGAACGACCAAGTGTTCAAGGATTTTCTGCTTTCGCGGATTGTCGAGATTGGCAACCAGGGACCGGTTACGGCCGACCAGCAAGGCGACGCAGATTGGCACAGAGAAGTGGTGCTCGAGATTGGTCCGCATCCAGACCTCTCGCCAACGCAGCGTCGTGCCATCGAGATGGACTACGGCATGGAAGATGGTCGGGCTGAGATTCCGGTGCGCAGGGCGCTCCTGTTCTATGCGTTAAAACGCCTCGGTCTCGACACTGATCCAGCAGCGCGGCGACCGCAGGATCAGCAGATCGTGCTTTTGAACCGTGACGAGATACTGGGCCCAGCTGAACGGGTGGGGGAGCAGTAG
- a CDS encoding exonuclease domain-containing protein, translating to MTLAFYDLETTGLSPAFDQPLQFAAILTDDEFREIERVNLRCRIAPHIIPSPWALAVTGVRPAQLLDAALPTLFEFTQEIGALIDRWSPAIWTGFNSIRFDEEMLRQAFYQNLQPGIFATQFNGNTRFDLLTALYAVWHRQPDLFEWPVDETGRVRFKLDLIAPLNGFAAHNAHDALGDVEATIYIARQIAQRVPGLWAELLPNRDKVHVQARIEAFQPMALIERFGGGSPRATLGCFCGYSASNPNQAAFFDLEAADPADFLTADDATLFAAVDATPKIIRSLSVNKTPALLSLPTPSAAQLRRAEVIANAPEFRARVAQALAARFPEDPAAPPPPVEKQIFGGFYSHADKARLAEFQRVDWPQRQEVVASLSDSRLRQLGRRLVAFYAPHLLSPEERAQFEAWLRERWSAPDAPETEWMTIGNAWRALDEIRGNEGLDQALICEIEVYLQGFDIKAS from the coding sequence ATGACACTCGCCTTTTACGATCTCGAGACCACCGGCCTTTCACCTGCCTTTGATCAGCCACTGCAATTCGCCGCCATTCTGACGGATGACGAATTCAGGGAGATCGAGCGGGTCAATCTGCGTTGCCGGATCGCCCCGCATATCATCCCTTCGCCTTGGGCCTTGGCGGTAACTGGCGTGCGCCCAGCGCAGTTGCTGGACGCGGCCCTGCCAACGCTCTTCGAGTTTACGCAAGAGATCGGCGCGCTGATTGATCGCTGGTCACCTGCGATCTGGACCGGGTTCAACAGCATCCGATTTGATGAGGAGATGCTGCGCCAGGCCTTCTATCAGAACCTGCAGCCGGGCATCTTCGCCACTCAGTTCAACGGCAATACGCGTTTTGATTTGCTGACGGCCCTCTACGCTGTCTGGCATCGCCAACCCGACCTGTTTGAGTGGCCCGTCGATGAAACTGGGCGCGTGCGCTTCAAGCTTGATCTTATCGCGCCGTTGAATGGCTTTGCGGCACATAACGCGCATGACGCTCTCGGCGATGTCGAAGCGACCATCTACATCGCGCGTCAGATCGCCCAGCGCGTGCCAGGGCTTTGGGCAGAATTGCTGCCCAATCGCGACAAGGTTCATGTGCAGGCACGAATTGAGGCGTTCCAGCCCATGGCGCTGATTGAGCGCTTCGGCGGTGGATCGCCGCGCGCCACGCTTGGCTGCTTCTGCGGCTATTCGGCCAGCAATCCGAACCAGGCGGCCTTCTTTGACCTGGAAGCGGCCGACCCTGCCGATTTCCTGACCGCCGATGATGCGACGCTTTTCGCAGCGGTGGACGCCACGCCGAAGATCATCCGCTCCTTGTCGGTCAACAAGACGCCCGCGCTCCTCTCGCTCCCGACGCCCAGCGCTGCGCAGTTGCGCCGTGCCGAGGTCATCGCCAATGCGCCCGAGTTCCGGGCGCGCGTCGCACAGGCTCTGGCTGCGCGGTTTCCAGAGGATCCTGCCGCGCCGCCACCACCCGTCGAGAAGCAGATATTCGGTGGCTTTTACAGCCACGCCGACAAGGCCCGGCTTGCAGAATTCCAGCGTGTGGACTGGCCGCAGCGGCAGGAGGTTGTGGCGTCGCTGAGCGATAGCCGCCTGCGCCAGCTCGGCCGCCGCCTAGTGGCATTTTACGCGCCGCACCTGCTTTCGCCCGAAGAGCGGGCCCAATTCGAGGCTTGGCTGCGCGAGCGCTGGTCCGCGCCAGATGCGCCTGAGACTGAGTGGATGACAATCGGCAATGCCTGGCGCGCCCTTGATGAAATACGTGGCAACGAAGGTTTGGATCAGGCACTGATCTGCGAGATCGAAGTATACCTGCAAGGCTTTGATATCAAAGCGAGCTAG
- a CDS encoding 3'-5' exonuclease, with translation MFAVGDDWQSIFRFAGSDIHLMRHFGGEFGGAFDGEAGIHRTVDLGRTFRSVDQIAFAARTFVLKNPAQLQKQIVPAGIATEPAIRIVMTPRDEGPRKLTEVLTILSAQSNAGEKPVTVLLLGRYRFVEPDMRALKRQFPRLQLSFKTIHASKGLQADHVVLLNADSGSTGFPSEIVDDPLLTLVSPEEEMFENAEERRVMYVAMTRARFTLTLLASNARPSAFVTELSKDPVYGVIAAPGADQEAHECGECGGRLVCVNGKDDRVWYRCEHVQHCGNLLPACLSCGAALPRLAPGSPEVRCSCGACYPECPECSDGWLVERKGPYGQFMGCVRYPACTGKSRPASTKQRSRNLSNRVSRRGTS, from the coding sequence ATGTTTGCCGTGGGTGACGACTGGCAATCGATCTTTCGTTTTGCGGGTTCAGACATTCATCTGATGCGCCATTTCGGAGGCGAGTTTGGTGGTGCATTTGATGGCGAAGCTGGCATCCACAGGACGGTTGATCTCGGCCGCACATTCCGGTCGGTTGACCAGATCGCCTTTGCCGCCCGGACATTTGTTCTCAAGAACCCTGCGCAGTTGCAAAAGCAGATTGTTCCGGCGGGGATTGCGACCGAGCCAGCAATCAGGATCGTGATGACGCCGCGCGATGAAGGTCCGCGCAAACTCACCGAAGTTCTGACCATCCTGTCGGCGCAGTCGAATGCTGGCGAAAAACCCGTGACCGTTCTTCTGCTCGGTCGATACCGGTTTGTTGAGCCGGATATGCGCGCGTTGAAGAGGCAGTTTCCGCGCCTGCAACTTAGCTTCAAGACAATCCACGCCTCCAAGGGTCTTCAGGCAGATCACGTGGTTCTGCTCAACGCCGACAGCGGCAGCACGGGGTTTCCATCAGAAATTGTTGACGATCCTTTGCTGACTTTGGTTTCTCCTGAAGAAGAGATGTTTGAGAACGCAGAGGAGCGGCGGGTGATGTATGTCGCGATGACGCGTGCGCGCTTCACACTCACGCTTCTTGCATCGAACGCCCGGCCATCCGCTTTTGTCACCGAGCTGAGCAAAGACCCCGTTTACGGGGTAATCGCGGCGCCTGGTGCGGATCAGGAAGCGCATGAATGCGGAGAGTGCGGCGGACGATTGGTGTGTGTAAATGGCAAGGATGATCGTGTCTGGTACCGGTGCGAACACGTCCAACACTGTGGAAACTTGTTGCCTGCCTGCTTGTCCTGCGGTGCCGCCCTGCCGCGGTTGGCACCCGGATCTCCGGAGGTTCGGTGCAGTTGCGGGGCCTGTTATCCGGAATGTCCCGAATGCAGCGATGGCTGGCTGGTTGAACGCAAAGGGCCCTATGGGCAATTTATGGGGTGCGTCCGTTACCCCGCGTGTACTGGTAAGTCCCGCCCAGCGTCGACGAAGCAGAGGTCGAGGAATTTATCGAATAGGGTAAGTCGGCGTGGGACATCGTGA